The following is a genomic window from Moorella sp. Hama-1.
GGCCGCCGATTACCGCCAGGGCCTGGCTTAAGACCAGCACCGGCGCCGCTCCCAGGAGCAGCTCCGCCGTCGCCCGGGCCGCCGCCGGCCCGGCTCCCAGGGAGACCAGGTAGGGCGGTAGGCTGACCACCTGCAGGGCGATACCAATAACCGCCAGGATGGTCGTTGTTTTCAGCATCTGCTCCTGGCCTTCCCGCTGCGCCCGGTAGTTCAGGACGGCGTACAGGATGGCCCCCAGTACCAGGGCCGTGCTGTAGAAGGCGATATGGGTGTAGGCCGTCTCCCAGGCCGGCAGGATGGTGTGGACGTAGATGTTGGCCATGCTGATGAGGGCTATTACCCCGCAGAGACCGGCTACCCAGCCCAGGGCAGCCTTGCTTCCTTCACTTACCTGGGTCCGCACCTCGACATAGTAGCTAACCAGCCACAATACGAAGAACCCGGCGGAGAAGAAGATCTCCCGGCTGAGCCACGAGGTCTTCAGGTTCATGATGGCCCGCGGTGCTCCTAAGGGGCTCCCCAGGTGGCCCAGGGAGATGAGCATGCTGGCCGCCATGAGGATGCCCACCCACAGGAGAACCGGTTTTATTCCTTCCCGCTGTTTTGTGTTCAGGGCCTGGGCGACGATCATTAGGCCGACGCTCATCTGGGCCAGTAACGTAAAGAGAACCAGGGCCCATTCCTTGCCCATTAGCTTCTCCTCCCTTTCCTATTTCCCCAGGGCTGCATCCCGGTGGGGTGTAATTAATAGCGATGGTTTGGTAAGGTTGGGGTCAGGCAGGCCTTTAATCTGGTCAGTGCCGCCGTTTTTCTTTTTTAATTCGTCCAGGGGGCCGAAGTCCAGGACCCGCATGGGACAGGCCGCTACACAGGCCGGCGGTTCCCCTTGAGCCAGCAGGTCGCGGCAGAAGTCGCACTTGCCTACCTTGCCTGTTTTCGGGTTATACTGGGGCGCCCCGTAGGGGCAGCTCCACATGCAATAACGGCAACCGATGCATTTATTCTGGTCGACGAAGACGACGCCGTCCCCGGGCCGCTTCTGCATGGCCCCGGTGGGACAGTTCTTAACGCAAGGCGGATCCTGGCAGTGGTTGCAGCTCAAAGAGATCCAGTAGGCGTAAACATCGGCCTTGACGGCGTTGTTACCTACCTCAGTGTAACCGCCCCCGGCTATCTCATGGACCCGCCGGAAGAGCTGCCCTACCTCCAGGTCGTTTTTATCCTTGCAGGCGATCTGGCAGGTAAAGCAGCCGATACAGCGGTCTTGCTGTACGTGAAAGCCTAGCTGTCCGGCCATGGTTTCTCCTCCGTTCCGCTATTTTTTCCTATCCGGCCCGGGTACCGCCCGGGCCGGTTATCTTGCCCGGCTAAGCCCTGGCGACCTGCACCAGGTTGGTGTGCTGGGGATTACCATGGGCCAGGGGTGTGGGATGGTACTTGGTCAGGATATTGATGCTCCCACGCTGATCAACACCTTTAGCATCCGGCGTCCACCAGGCGCCCTGGGGTATGGCCACCACCCCGGGCATAATCCGCGGTGTCACCTTTACCGGGATGACCAGTTCACCCCGGTCGTTAAATACCCGAGCTTGATCACCATCTTTAAGGCCACGCTCAGCGGCATCCCGGGGATTAATCCACATCTCCTGCCGGGCTGCTTCTTCCATCCAGGGCACGTTGTCAAAGGTCGAGTGGACCCGGCGTTTATAATGGGGGCCGATGCACTGTAAAGGATATTTCGCCCGCAGGGGATCCTCCGGTCCCTCCCAGGCCGGGATATACTTGGGAATGGCCGGGATTTCCTTCGGATTATTCATGGCCCACAGGGCCGGGGAAAAAATCTCGATTTTCCCAGAAGGTGTCTTAAAGGGATTATTAGCCGGGTCTTTAATCTGTTTTTCGTAAGCCACAATAGGGTCACGGGGTGCTACTTTATAGATACCTTTACGCCGAAACTCCTCAAAGCCAGGGAAGTTGGGATCCTTTTGCTGGGCAACCTTGACGGCTTCCCGCAGCCAGTCCTGCTCACTCTTACCCTCGGTGTACTGGTCACCGAAGCCCAGGCGTTTGGCCAGTTCGCTGCAAACGTCATAAAGGCTACGGCACTCATACATGGGGTCAACAACCTTCTGGTGATAAATGGCATAGCCGATACCGGAGGCGAAAGTGACAATATCTTCCCGTTCGAAGTGAGTAACGTCCGGAAGTAGGATATCAGCGAATTTAGCGCTGGGAGTCATAAAGACATCATGGACCAGGATAAACTCGCATTTTTTCTCGTCGGCCAGGATTTTGGCGGTTTTATTAATGTCCGAATGCTGGTTTAAAAGGGTATTGCCGCCGTAGTTCCAGACCATCTTGATATCCGTTGGTAGTTTAGCGACACCCTTGACCCCGTCAGCAGCCGTCATCTCGTGACCGCGTTCAATGGCTTCCGGCCAGATAAAACAGGGAATAGTTGCTTTGACCGGATTTTGCCCGGCCGGCATCCAACCGACCACCACCCCGTGACCGCCGTTACGGAGACCGGGTCCGCCGCCACGGATACCGATATTTCCGGTCATGGCTGCCAAGACCGGCAGGCCCCGCACCGGTTGTTCACCATAGGCATGACGCTGCCAGCCAAAGCCCTGCATCAGGCAACAGGGTTTAATACCGGCAATCTGGCGGGCGAGTTTGATAATGGTATCCTGGGGCACACCGGTGATGGCTTCCGC
Proteins encoded in this region:
- a CDS encoding dimethyl sulfoxide reductase anchor subunit family protein translates to MGKEWALVLFTLLAQMSVGLMIVAQALNTKQREGIKPVLLWVGILMAASMLISLGHLGSPLGAPRAIMNLKTSWLSREIFFSAGFFVLWLVSYYVEVRTQVSEGSKAALGWVAGLCGVIALISMANIYVHTILPAWETAYTHIAFYSTALVLGAILYAVLNYRAQREGQEQMLKTTTILAVIGIALQVVSLPPYLVSLGAGPAAARATAELLLGAAPVLVLSQALAVIGGLVFTFLALRAYSGKGTALTGQWLYGALVLLILAEFTSRYLFYATGVNIMVGQF
- a CDS encoding DMSO/selenate family reductase complex B subunit, translated to MAGQLGFHVQQDRCIGCFTCQIACKDKNDLEVGQLFRRVHEIAGGGYTEVGNNAVKADVYAYWISLSCNHCQDPPCVKNCPTGAMQKRPGDGVVFVDQNKCIGCRYCMWSCPYGAPQYNPKTGKVGKCDFCRDLLAQGEPPACVAACPMRVLDFGPLDELKKKNGGTDQIKGLPDPNLTKPSLLITPHRDAALGK
- a CDS encoding DMSO/selenate family reductase complex A subunit, which gives rise to MAEDTKLWLKPISRRKFLALSAATAGGAAALATLSWDKKAGAVPGGGTAGAGETIVPTSCVHNCGGRCPLYAHVKEGVVTWFTPDQEGNDNPDFPQARACLRGRSQRKRLYHPDRLKYPMKRVGKRGEGKFARITWDEALDTIAKELQRIKGTYGNEAIYINYATGVYGQVSQSWITPAFGGALPRFLNMFGGYLGYYNTYSSACFSYAAPYTFGAVEGNSPDDLLNSKLIVLFADNPGETRLGGANGHYYLRLAKEKGARVIVVDPRYTDTAVTLADEWIPIRPTTDNALIDALAYVMINENLHDQAFLDKYCLGFDEEHMPPGIPPGNSYKSYVLGQGDDKTPKTPEWAEAITGVPQDTIIKLARQIAGIKPCCLMQGFGWQRHAYGEQPVRGLPVLAAMTGNIGIRGGGPGLRNGGHGVVVGWMPAGQNPVKATIPCFIWPEAIERGHEMTAADGVKGVAKLPTDIKMVWNYGGNTLLNQHSDINKTAKILADEKKCEFILVHDVFMTPSAKFADILLPDVTHFEREDIVTFASGIGYAIYHQKVVDPMYECRSLYDVCSELAKRLGFGDQYTEGKSEQDWLREAVKVAQQKDPNFPGFEEFRRKGIYKVAPRDPIVAYEKQIKDPANNPFKTPSGKIEIFSPALWAMNNPKEIPAIPKYIPAWEGPEDPLRAKYPLQCIGPHYKRRVHSTFDNVPWMEEAARQEMWINPRDAAERGLKDGDQARVFNDRGELVIPVKVTPRIMPGVVAIPQGAWWTPDAKGVDQRGSINILTKYHPTPLAHGNPQHTNLVQVARA